A DNA window from Candidatus Edwardsbacteria bacterium contains the following coding sequences:
- the rpsT gene encoding 30S ribosomal protein S20 — protein MAEIKKVVKKKKSSVTKRARQALVRRKSNSAVKSKMRKVVKKFKVEGKTPELLSTAYSEIDTAAKKGTIHKRTAARQKSRLAKTLNKK, from the coding sequence GTGGCAGAGATCAAAAAGGTGGTTAAGAAGAAAAAAAGTTCGGTAACAAAAAGAGCCCGACAGGCTTTAGTCCGCAGAAAAAGCAACTCGGCCGTAAAATCGAAGATGCGCAAGGTGGTCAAAAAATTCAAGGTTGAGGGGAAAACCCCCGAACTGCTGTCAACGGCCTATTCCGAGATAGATACAGCCGCCAAGAAAGGCACCATCCACAAAAGAACCGCCGCCCGCCAGAAATCGCGTTTGGCAAAGACCTTAAATAAAAAGTAA